The following proteins come from a genomic window of Eleginops maclovinus isolate JMC-PN-2008 ecotype Puerto Natales chromosome 8, JC_Emac_rtc_rv5, whole genome shotgun sequence:
- the LOC134868294 gene encoding uncharacterized protein LOC134868294 translates to MDEAEDLETLGEKLYSLIYPKHQEKAGKLTGMLLELPGPVLSQMLKDKAKLSAAVEKALRALQLAQDPSRVTYKEEDDLSASSDSVGEQLFELVDVYNTGHSQKITGMLLEQHRDAVLHLLSDPNRLEEQVNFALKTLKEQNIEETDVSDWSDAEDTERLGEKVFSLVEELDPLHANDITGMLLEMEPAALLQLLSDHTMLQAAVQKAQAALHIQKQTLST, encoded by the exons ATGGATGAAGCAGAAGATTTGGAGACACTAGGAGAAAAGTTGTACTCTCTGATTTACCCCAAACACCAGGAGAAAGCTGGGAAACTCACAG gtatGCTGCTGGAACTTCCAGGTCCTGTCCTGAGTCAGATGCTGAAGGATAAAGCCAAGCTGAGTGCAGCCGTGGAGAAAGCCCTCCGAGCCCTGCAGCTGGCACAGGACCCCAG CAGGGTGACCTATAAGGAGGAGGATGACTTGTCTGCGTCCTCGGACTCTGTGGGGGAGCAGCTGTTTGAGCTGGTGGACGTTTACAACACCGGACACTCCCAGAAAATCACAG GTATGCTACTGGAGCAGCACAGAGACGCAGTTTTACATCTTCTTTCAGATCCAAATCGGCTGGAAGAGCAGGTGAACTTCGCTCTGAAGACCCTGAAAGA GCAGAACATAGAGGAGACAGATGTCAGTGACTGGTCGGACGCTGAGGACACAGAGAGGCTGGGGGAGAAGGTGTTCTCCCTGGTGGAGGAGCTGGATCCTCTGCATGCCAACGATATCACAG GTATGCTGCTGGAGATGGAGCCCGCGGCTCTCCTTCAGCTGCTCAGTGACCACACCATGCTGCAGGCAGCTGTTCAGAAAGCACAAGCAGCCCTGCACATTCAGAAGCAAACTCTCTCCACTTAA
- the rpl28 gene encoding 60S ribosomal protein L28, with protein MSSHLQWMVIRNCSSFLIKRNGQTYSTEPNNLKSKNSFRFNGLVHKKTIGVQPAADGKGVVVVLKKRKGQHKPASSYEKITINKNSRATLNSVRHIISKSKYRKDLRMAALRRASAILKSQKPVVVKKKRTRAAKTA; from the exons ATGTCGTCCCATTTGCAGTGGATGGTCATCAGGAACTGCTCCAGCTTCCTCATCAAGAGGAACGGACAGACGTACAGCACT GAGCCCAACAACCTGAAGTCCAAGAACTCCTTCCGCTTCAATGGTCTGGTGCACAAGAAAACCATCGGTGTGCAGCCAGCTGCCGATGGCAAAGGAGTCGTTGTCGTGCTGAAGAAGCGTAAAG GCCAGCACAAACCTGCCAGCTCCTACGAGAAGATCACCATCAACAAGAACTCTCGTGCCACGCTCAACAGCGTGAGGCACATCATCAGCAAGAGCAAGTACAGGAAGGACCTGCGCATG GCTGCTCTGCGTCGTGCCAGTGCCATCCTGAAAAGCCAGAAGCCTGTGGTGGTGAAGAAGAAGCGCACAAGGGCTGCAAAGACAGCATAA